In a genomic window of Rhopalosiphum maidis isolate BTI-1 chromosome 4, ASM367621v3, whole genome shotgun sequence:
- the LOC113561274 gene encoding delta-1-pyrroline-5-carboxylate dehydrogenase, mitochondrial has translation MLSNANRFSSATLKGFQSLCCRSIGSLSLPKVKDFSVENEPLLEYLPGSKERKEIEAELKRLSSNVEDVPIIIGNEKFKTKDVRYQVMPHNHGKKIAKFYYASSDLVAKAIKVATEAQTKWDTVPLEEKISIWLKAADLMATKYRMKLNAATMLGQSKTVIQAEIDAAAELIDFIKLNAFFAKELTKYQPISENKKITLNSLRYRGLDGFVAAVSPFNFTAIGGNLAYTPALMGCSVLWKPSDTALLSNWVIYEIMTEAGVPAGVVNFIPADGPVFGDTITASPHLSGINFTGSVPTFNRLWTQVGQNINSYVNFPRLIGECGGKNYHFVHPTADVTSVVTGTIRSSFEYCGQKCSACSRLYVPQSLWPKIKEGLLELRNKLKIGDVNEFDSFASAVIDDKAFNRIVGYIKHAEKSPNLEIIGGGQYDNSKGYFIQPTIVETKDPLDKIMTEEIFGPLLTVYVYKDSEVDKTVDLVISSTPYALTGAVFAQDKNFLKKSLETLKYSAGNFYLNDKSTGSVVGQQPFGGSRMSGTNDKAGGPHYVLRWTSPQSVKETFVPLTEWKYPYMN, from the exons ctTATGTTGCCGAAGTATTGGATCCCTTTCACTACCTAAAGTTAAGGATTTTAGTGTAGAAAATGAACCACTTTTAG aatacttGCCTGGCAGCAAAGAACGAAAAGAAATCGAAGCTGAGTTAAAACGCCTGTCTAGTAATGTGGAAGATGTACCTATTATCATCGGTAATGAAAAATTCAAGACCAAAGATGTTAGATATCAAGTTATG ccACACAACCATGGCAAGAAGATCGcaaaattttattatgcttCATCA GATTTAGTTGCAAAAGCAATTAAAGTTGCTACTGAAGCTCAAACAAAATGGGATACTGTACCTTTGGAAGAAAAAATAAGCATTTGGCTAAAGGCTGCAGATTTAATGGCTACCAAATACAGAATGAAATTGAATGCAGCTACTATGCTTGGTCAGTCAAAAACAGTTATCCAAGCTGAAATTGATGCAGCTGCtgaattaatagattttatcaA attaaatgcattttttgcaAAAGAATTGACAAAATACCAACCaattagtgaaaataaaaaaatcacactAAATAGTTTGCGTTATAGAGGCCTTGATGGTTTTGTTGCTGCTGTGTCTCCTTTTAATTTTACGGCAATTGGTGGAAATTTAGCATACACTCCTGCTTTAATG GGATGCTCTGTTCTATGGAAACCTTCAGATACAGCTTTGTTATCAAACTGGgtgatttatgaaataatgacTGAAGCAGGAGTTCCAGCTGGTGTAGTTAATTTTATCCCAGCTGATGGTCCTGTATTTGGTGATACTATTACTGCATCACCACATTTATCGGGTATCAACTTTACTGGATCTGTTCC gacATTTAATCGACTATGGACCCAAGTtggacaaaatataaatagctatGTTAACTTTCCAAGATTGATTGGAGAGTGTGGAGGTAAGAATTATCATTTTGTGCATCCAACAGCCGATGTGACATCTGTTGTTACTGGCACTATTCGATCTTCATTTGAATATTGTGGTCAGAAGTGTTCGGCCTGTTCCAGACTATACGTTCCTCAATCTTTATGGcctaaa ATTAAAGAAGGATTATTAGAACTGCGTAATAAGTTGAAAATTGGTGATGTCAATGAATTTGATTCTTTTGCTTCAGCAGTTATTGACGATAAAGCATTTAATCGTATTGTTGGATATATTAAACATGCAGAGAAGTCTCCCAATTTGGAAATTATTGGTGGAGGACAGTATGacaatag TAAAGGATACTTTATACAGCCAACTATAGTGGAAACAAAGGATcctttagataaaattatgactgAAGAAATCTTTGGGCCTCTCTTGactgtttatgtttataaagatTCAGAAGTTGATAAAACAGTTGATCTCGTTATTAGTTCTACTCCTTATGCATTGACTGGAGCTGTATTTGCTCAGGACAA aaactttttaaaaaaatctcttGAAACATTAAAGTATTCAGCTGGTAATTTTTACCTTAATGATAAGTCTACAGGTTCCGTAGTGGGACAACAACCATTTGGTGGAAGCAGAATGTcag